The Microbacterium sp. W4I20 genome segment GCGTCTGAATCAGGCGCTGCGCGTGCTCGCCGAGACGAGCGAGACGCCGAACGAGGTGCGCTTCGAGTTGAACGCCCGCACCGTACTCGCCCAGCAGAAGCTGGCGAAGCGTGTGCAGGCCGAACGGGAAGCCGCCGAGCTCGAGTCGTTGCGGGAAGAACTCGCGGCGACGCGCGCCGATCCCGCGGTCCGTCGCGCACGCGCCCGTCGCCGGGTTCGGGCGGTCGCCACCACGGCGCTGATCCTCGGGCTCGTCGTCGGTGGTCTCGGCATCTGGCAGATTCTCGCTTCGGGGGCGCAGGTATTCGCCTGGACCGGGGGAGCGCTCGTCGTCCTCGCCGGGCTGACACTGCAGCGGATGGCGTCCGTGGCGCAGCGCGCCGGTCGTCGGCCGCAGGTCGCCGAGGTCCCTGTGCAGGAACGCATCGCTCCCGAGCTGCATGATCAGGGCCGGGCCACCTGGACACCGCGCCCCCTGCCGGAACCACTGGTGACAGTCGCGGGCTCGCGAGCGCAGACGGCTCGGGCGGAGATCGAAGCTCAGGAAGAACGTCGCAAGGCGGCAAGGGTCGCCGCGCTCCGTGCGCGCGCAGAGGAGATGTCGGCACCTGCCGCTCCGGCGCAGATCCCGGCAGCCTCTTCGCCTTACGCGCGCATGGGCTTCGTCGACGATGCCGAGATCGAAGCGCACGTGCGGGAACTGCTGTCTCGACGGGCTGCCGGTTGATCGATCGCGACGCGAGCGGCTCTCACGTCGTGATAGCGTAGAAGTCGTTCACGGGCCTATGGCGCAGTTGGTAGCGCGCCTCGTTCGCATCGAGGAGGTCAGGGGTTCGAATCCCCTTAGGTCCACAGAACAGACGGCCGATCAGACATGAGAGATCATGACTGATCGGCCGTTTTTGACGTTCTCCCGTCCTGGATCGGCCGCGATGGCGACCTCGACGCGATCTGCCTCAATGTCGGTGGTTCACGAAGATCTCCGACGTTCTGGCACCGTTCCGGCCGGCGTCGGCTTGCTTCAATGGTCTCAACCGTCCCCGACCTCGAGGTGAATCGTGACCATTGCCGCCCCATCCGCCGTCGAAGCCGCACACTCCTCCGCCCCGGTGATCGCGCACTGGATCGACGGCGCCCTGCGCCCCTCGGACTCGGGTCGGACCGCCCCGGTCTTCAATCCGGCCTCGGGCGCGGTGCAGGCGCATGTCGCGCTCGCCGACCAGGCCGAGATCGATGAGGCGATCGCCTCGGCGGATGCCGGCTTCCGAATCTGGTCCGGGTACTCGATCGCGAAGCGGCAGTCGGTGCTGTTCGCGTTCCGGGAGATCCTGAACGCGCGCAAGCGCGAGCTCGCCGAGTTGATCACGTCGGAGCACGGCAAGGTGGTCTCCGACGCGATGGGTGAGATCCTCCGCGGCCAGGAGGTCGTCGAGCTCGCGACCGGGTTCCCGCATTTCATCAAGGGCGCGTTCAGCGAGAACGCCTCCTCCGGCATCGACGTCTACTCGCTCAAGCAGCCGCTCGGGGTGGTCGGCGTCATTTCGCCCTTCAACTTCCCGGTCATGGTGCCGCTGTGGTTCGTGCCGATCGCGATCGCGGCCGGCAACGCCGTGGTGCTGAAGCCGAGCGAGAAGGATCCGTCCGCCGCCCTCTGGTTGGCGAAGGTGTGGCAGGAGGCGGGGCTTCCGGACGGCGTCTTCACCGTCCTGCAGGGTGACAAGCTCGCGGTCGACGGGCTGCTCGAGTCACCGGTGGTGCAGTCGATCTCGTTCGTGGGGTCGACCCCGATCGCGCAGTACATCTACGAGACGGCATCGAAGAACGGCAAGCGCGTGCAGGCGCTGGGCGGCGCGAAGAATCACATGCTGGTGCTGCCGGATGCCGACCTCGACCTGGTCGCCGACAACGCCGTGAACGCGGGATTCGGCGCCGCGGGGGAGCGCTGCATGGCGATCTCGGTTGTCCTCGCGGTCGAGCCCGTCGCCGACGACCTGATCGCGAAGATCAGCGACCGTATCGCGGCACTGAAGATCGGCGACGGCGCGGGCGTCGACGGCGTCGAGCCCGACATGGGGCCGCTCATCACCGACGTGCACCGCGACAAGGTCTCGTCCTACGTCGACATCGCCGAAGCGGACGGTGCCACCATCGTCGTCGACGGTCGAGGCTTCACGGTCGACGGCCACGAAGACGGCTTCTTCTTCGGTCCGACCCTGATCGACGGCCTTCCCACCACCTCCCGCGCGTACACCGAGGAGATCTTCGGCCCGGTGCTCTCGGTCGTCCGCGTCGCCTCGTACGACGAGGGTCTCGCCCTGATCAACTCGGGTGAGTTCGGCAACGGCACCGCGATCTTCACGAACGACGGTGGTGCGGCCCGTCGCTTCCAGAACGAGGTGCAGGTGGGCATGATCGGCATCAACGTGCCGATCCCCGTGCCCGTCGCCTACCACTCGTTCGGCGGCTGGAAGAAGTCGCTGTTCGGCGACGCGAAGGCATACGGCGTGCACGGCTTCGACTTCTTCACGCGCGAGAAGGCCGTCACCAGCCGCTGGATCGACCCCGCCTCCCGCAACGACTCCGCGCACGGCGGCATCAACCTCGGATTCCCGCAGAACAGCTGAGACCGCGCTTCCTGCTGCGGTCAGACGCGAGTCAGCTGCAGCGCTCCCCAGAGCTCGCTGCGGGCGGCGAAGGTGTCGAGATCCATACCCAGAAGGCCGGCGGCGGCATCGACTCGCGCCCGCAGGGTGTGGCGATGGATGCCGAGGGCCTTGGCCGTGGGATCCCACGCGCCGTTGTGCTCGAGCCAGACCTCGAGCGTGCGGCGAAGGCCGGCCGGAGCCTGGGGGTGCTGCAGAGGCAGCAGCATCCGCAGGGCGATGTCGTGCGCACCGGTGTGCTCGAGATGGCCGATCAGCCCGCCGAGCGCGACATCGTCGAACTCCACGATCTGCTGCTCGGGCGTCGCGCGCGCTAGCGCCCGCTCGGATTCGGTCGATGCCTCGGCGAAGCGCTCCCATGTGGCGGCGGCGGAGAATCCGGCGCGGGCGCCCTGACGACCCAGCACGGCGAGCAACTCGGTGCGGTCGCTGTCCGGGGTCACCGTCACGATGCGCTCGCTGCGCTCGGCGAAGAACAGCGTCTCTCGGCCGTCGGCCGCCAGCAGTTCGAGCGCCGCTCGCAGGGTCTGCGCCGTCCCCTCGTCGTGCGCCGGGAGGGCGACGCTCCCGACGCGTAACGGTTCCGCGGGGAGGGGACCCCAGAGGTGCTCGACCGTGCGCTGGGCGACCTCGGTCATCCCCGCCGTCAGCAGTTCCAGTACACCGGAGCGCAAGCGCCTTCGCGCATCGTCGAGTGTGCGGCTCTGCTCGAGCGCGATGCTTGCCAGTGCGATGACCGCGTCGACGAGGTCGGCGCGTGCGCGATCGAGTGCGCCCGTTCCCGTGCCGACCGCCAGTATGCCGCGCAGGTCTCCGCGCTGGCCGAGGGTCTGCAGAGTGACCTCGCCGACGGTGCCTCCGACCCCGGCGCCGGCGATGCTCAGGCGCACGGCCGCGGCCCGCCCGCGCGCGAGCATATCCGTCACGGCCTCCGCGATCTCGGGGGCGAGGGCCGGCGGGATCGCGCGCTGCGTCGGCACCTGCATCCGAGCGCCGGAGGCGTCGAACAGCGCCACCCAGCAGTCCAGGTTGCGTTCCAGCTCGCGCAGGATCTCGGTGAGGCCGTCGGGACGGAGCGCGGCACGTGCGACTGAGCGCTGCGCTGCGAGTGACTGCTCCAGCATCCGGCGATCGTCTTCGGCGACCGCATCGGAGACGAAGCGGATGATGCCCATGAACGGGGTGTCCCGAGGGATCTCGAGAAGCGGCAGCCCGCTCGCGGTCGCGGCACCGATCAGCTCGTCGGGGATGGCGTCGTGCACGATGCCGGTCGCGAAGCCGAGCGCGAGCACACCGTGGTCGACGAGTCTCTGCGCGTATGGCCCGGCGAGTGCGGGGGTGGGGCCGGCGAACTGCCCGCCGTCTGTCAGGAGCAGACCGCCGGAACCGAGCCACGGCGTGGGGTCGGGCAGGTCCGAGCTGTGCGCCCAGAGCACGGCCGTGTCGCGGAGCGCGTCGTCGACCCCACTGACCGGGCGCAGGTCGAAGCGCGATTCGTTCAGCAGGGCGCGGAGAGTGGCAGGCATTCCCGCATCCTGTCGGATGCCGTTCTGTCCGTCAACCGCAGGGTCGATCGACGGATTGGCGCTCAGTGGTTATACGCTTGGTTGAGAGAATCAGGATGCTGCCACCGCCCCGGATCCGGAGGATGTCCATGTCGTTCCCCTCGCCCGCCGCCGCTTCGACGCTCAGCAACGCCGACGTGTCGAACGCCGACCGTTCGCGCGTGTTCCACTCCTGGTCGGCCCAGGGCTCGCTCAACCCGCTGCCGCTCGCGGGCGGCGAGGGCACGACGGTGTGGGATGCCGACGGCAACCGCTACCTCGACTTCTCGAGTCAGCTCGTCAACGTGAACATCGGCCACCAGCATCCGAAGGTCGTCGCGGCGATCCAGGCGCAGGCGGAGGTGCTCACCACCGTCGCACCGGCCCATGCGAACGCGGTGCGCGCCGAGGCCGCGCAGCTCATCGTCGACATCGCGCCCGAGGGCTTCGAGAAGGTGTTCTTCACGAACGGCGGCGCCGACGCCATCGAGAATGCGATCCGCATGGCGCGGCTCTTCACCGGCCGTGACAAGATCCTCTCCACCTATCGCTCCTACCACGGCAACACGGGAGCCGCAGTGGTCGCGACCGGTGACTGGCGCCGCCTGCCGAACGAGTACTCCCGCGGACACGTGCACTTCTTCGGACCGTACCTGTATCGCTCCGAGTTCTGGGCGACGACGCCCGAGGAGGAATCGGCCCGCGCGCTGCATCACCTCGAGCGTGTCGTGCAGTCCGAAGGACCGGACGGCATCGCCGCGATCCTGCTCGAGACCATCCCCGGCACGGCCGGCATCCTGACGCCACCTCCCGGATACCTGGCGGGCGTCCGCGAGATCGCCGACCGCTACGGCATCCTGCTCATCCTCGACGAAGTGATGGCCGGCTTCGGCCGCTCCGGCGAATGGCTCGCACTCGACGCCTTCGGCGTGCGGCCCGACCTCATCACCTTCGCGAAGGGCGTGAACTCCGGATATGTGCCGATCGGCGGGGTGATCATCCCCGGCGAGATCGCGCACCACTTCGACGACCGCGTCTTCCCCGGCGGACTCACCTACTCCGGCCACCCGCTGGCAGCGGCGAGTGTCGTCGCGACGATCACCGCCATGCGCGAGGAGGGGATCGTCGACAACGCCCGGCGCATCGGCGCCGAGGTCATCGGCCCGCGTCTCGAAAAACTCGCCTCGCGTCATGAGCTCATCGGCGAGGTGCGCGGGAGCGGTGTGTTCTGGGCCGTCGAGCTCGTCGAAGACCGCGACACTCGGGCGCCGCTCGCCGCCTCCTCGATCGGGGCGCTGAAGAGCGACCTGCTGTCGCGCGGACTGCTGCCGTTCTTCGCGGACAATCGCCTGCATGTCGTGCCGCCGTGTGTGATCACCGCCGAGGAGGCGACGCGCGGGCTCGACCTCATCGACGAAGCACTGGCGGCTTTCCGGCGTTAGGTGAAGTCGATCGGGTTCGTGCTCACCCCCAGAACAGGTCTTCCGCCCGCTGGTCCTCGCTGATCAGCCACACCTCGGCGATCCGATCGCCTTCGATCCGGAAGACGTCGACACCGTGCTGGTCGAGATCGACGGCGCCGTCGCGTCGTGCGGTGAAGCGCACGGTGGTCGAGACGAGGTCGCCGCTCTCCGTCGCCGATTCCGTCACGAGCGTGAAGGTGCCTGCACTCCGCTCCATGAATGCACCGAGATGGGCCACGACGGCCGCGGGGCCCACATGGTCGCCCGACAGCGAGTTGGCGCCGGGCTGATGCCACACCACGTCCGCGGTCAGCGTGCGCGCCAGTGCGTCCATGTCTCCTGCCGCCACTGCGGCGCCGTAGCGTTCCCTGCACGAACCTCTCAAGGCTTTGCAGGTCTGGGCCGAGTCCCATTCGAGGGTGTGCTCGAGGCGCAGGAGCGGTACGACTCGGCCGAGGATGAACGCACGCTCGCGCCGAGGGCGGGGGAGGTGTCGTGAGCGATCGCCTCGGCATCCCCGGGGAGCGGTCTGGCCGCGTGCTGACGCGGAACCCGGTGCGACACGCCCGGCGGTCGCCCGCGATTTGCCGGACCCCCGGGATCCGCGTAAGTTATTACTTGTTCGCCCCAAACGGTTGAGCGGAGGTCCTCGGACCGGCTCCCGTCAAGTAACGAACACTTCCCGAATCCAGAACAACTCAGTGAGTGTTCCAGATGAAGGAACTGCCTCGATCCCTCGAGCAGGTCGCCGGAAGGCGATTTGACAACGGGAACGAGATCAGTAAGATAGAGAAGTTGCCCTTCGGGCCTGGCTGTGATGGCTGGGTCGTGGGAGCATCCGATCCTTGAGAACTCAACAGCGTGCACTTGTCAAATGCCAAATTATCCTCGTCTCCACTTCGGTGGGGGTGAGAATTCCTTTGGATCAAAGACCAACCTCCTTGTGGGGTTGGCATTCGGATGAAGTCAGCAATGATGTCATCTCTTTGGTCAGCATCAAACTCGCTGCGTCACCGTTTTCCCGGTGGGGTATGCATTTCTTTTTTACGGAGAGTTTGATCCTGGCTCAGGATGAACGCTGGCGGCGTGCTTAACACATGCAAGTCGAACGGTGAAGCCCAGCTTGCTGGGTGGATCAGTGGCGAACGGGTGAGTAACACGTGAGCAACCTACCCCTGACTCTGGGATAAGCGCTGGAAACGGCGTCTAATACTGGATATGTACCACGATCGCATGGTCTGTGGTTGGAAAGATTTTTCGGTTGGGGATGGGCTCGCGGCCTATCAGCTTGTTGGTGAGGTAATGGCTCACCAAGGCGTCGACGGGTAGCCGGCCTGAGAGGGTGACCGGCCACACTGGGACTGAGACACGGCCCAGACTCCTACGGGAGGCAGCAGTGGGGAATATTGCACAATGGGCGCAAGCCTGATGCAGCAACGCCGCGTGAGGGATGACGGCCTTCGGGTTGTAAACCTCTTTTAGCAGGGAAGAAGCGAAAGTGACGGTACCTGCAGAAAAAGCGCCGGCTAACTACGTGCCAGCAGCCGCGGTAATACGTAGGGCGCAAGCGTTATCCGGAATTATTGGGCGTAAAGAGCTCGTAGGCGGTTTGTCGCGTCTGCTGTGAAATCCGGAGGCTCAACCTCCGGCCTGCAGTGGGTACGGGCAGACTAGAGTGCGGTAGGGGAGATTGGAATTCCTGGTGTAGCGGTGGAATGCGCAGATATCAGGAGGAACACCGATGGCGAAGGCAGATCTCTGGGCCGTAACTGACGCTGAGGAGCGAAAGGGTGGGGAGCAAACAGGCTTAGATACCCTGGTAGTCCACCCCGTAAACGTTGGGAACTAGTTGTGGGGTCCATTCCACGGATTCCGTGACGCAGCTAACGCATTAAGTTCCCCGCCTGGGGAGTACGGCCGCAAGGCTAAAACTCAAAGGAATTGACGGGGACCCGCACAAGCGGCGGAGCATGCGGATTAATTCGATGCAACGCGAAGAACCTTACCAAGGCTTGACATATACGAGAACGGGCCAGAAATGGTCAACTCTTTGGACACTCGTAAACAGGTGGTGCATGGTTGTCGTCAGCTCGTGTCGTGAGATGTTGGGTTAAGTCCCGCAACGAGCGCAACCCTCGTTCTATGTTGCCAGCACGTAATGGTGGGAACTCATGGGATACTGCCGGGGTCAACTCGGAGGAAGGTGGGGATGACGTCAAATCATCATGCCCCTTATGTCTTGGGCTTCACGCATGCTACAATGGCCGGTACAAAGGGCTGCAATACCGTGAGGTGGAGCGAATCCCAAAAAGCCGGTCCCAGTTCGGATTGAGGTCTGCAACTCGACCTCATGAAGTCGGAGTCGCTAGTAATCGCAGATCAGCAACGCTGCGGTGAATACGTTCCCGGGTCTTGTACACACCGCCCGTCAAGTCATGAAAGTCGGTAACACCTGAAGCCGGTGGCCTAACCTTTTTGGAGGGAGCCGTCGAAGGTGGGATTGGTAATTAGGACTAAGTCGTAACAAGGTAGCCGTACCGGAAGGTGCGGCTGGATCACCTCCTTTCTAAGGAGCATCTGACACCTCTTGTAGGTGTCCAGAACCCAGATCGAAGGCGTTCGTTCTTCGCTGGGAGCTCATGGGTGGAACATTTGACATGGCATCAGGATCTGATCCTGGAATTAGTACACCGCTTGCGGTTGGAAGGTTCTGGGTGAGGGGGTGGGTGTCTGCACGCTGTTGGGTCCTGAGGGACCGGATGCGGGTCTTCGGATCCGAATCTGTACCTCTGGACCTTTTGTCGTTTCCCCGGTTGGGGAGATGGTGAGGGGTACCGCCCGTACTTTGAGAACTACACAGTGGACGCGAGCATCTTGCAACATCCTTTGGGGTGTTGCACAAGATGATCTTAAAGATCATTAGTCAATTTCAATGTCCGGATCCTTCGGGGTTCGGTGTCGATTCTGATTCAAACTCATGTGATTTATCAAGTCTTTAAGAGCAAACGGTGGATGCCTTGGCATCTGGAGCCGAAGAAGGACGTAGCAATCTGCGATAAGCCTCGGGGAACTGATAAGCAAGTTTTGATCCGAGGGTGTCCGAATGGGGAAACCCCGCTGGGCGGCGTGCCGACCTAGTGACTCCCGCCTGAATATATAGGGCGGGTAGAGGGAACGTGGGGAAGTGAAACATCTCAGTACCCACAGGAAGAGAAAGCAACCGCGATTCCGTTAGTAGTGGCGAGCGAAACCGGAACAGGCTAAACCTAGCGTGTGTGATAGCCGGCAGGTGTTGCACGTTGGGGGTTGTGGGACTTTTCAGTCATCTCTGCCGAGGTGGCAGCGTTACAAGAAGGTATAGACGAACGGTCTTGAAAGGCCGGTCATAGAGGGTGCCAACCCCGTAGTCGAAATGCCTTGCTTGGCGCGAAGAGTATCCCAAGTAGCACGGGGCCCGTGAAATCCCGTGTGAATCTGTCAGGACCACCTGATAAGCCTAAATACTCCCAGATGACCGATAGCGGACAAGTACCGTGAGGGAAAGGTGAAAAGTACCCCGGGAGGGGAGTGAAATAGTACCTGAAACCGTTTGCTTACAAACCGTTGGAGCCTCCTTAGTAGGGGTGACAGCGTGCCTTTTGAAGAATGAGCCTGCGAGTTAGCGATATGTGGCGAGGTTAACCCGTGTGGGGTAGCCGTAGCGAAAGCGAGTCTGAATAGGGCGATTCAGTCGCATGTCCTAGACCCGAAGCGAAGTGATCTATCCATGGCCAGGTTGAAGCGACGGTAAGACGTCGTGGAGGACCGAACCCACTTAGGTTGAAAACTGAGGGGATGAGCTGTGGATAGGGGTGAAAGGCCAATCAAACTTCGTGATAGCTGGTTCTCTCCGAAATGCATTTAGGTGCAGCGTTGCGTGTTTCTTGCCGGAGGTAGAGCTACTGGATGGCCGATGGGCCCTACAA includes the following:
- a CDS encoding CoA-acylating methylmalonate-semialdehyde dehydrogenase, giving the protein MTIAAPSAVEAAHSSAPVIAHWIDGALRPSDSGRTAPVFNPASGAVQAHVALADQAEIDEAIASADAGFRIWSGYSIAKRQSVLFAFREILNARKRELAELITSEHGKVVSDAMGEILRGQEVVELATGFPHFIKGAFSENASSGIDVYSLKQPLGVVGVISPFNFPVMVPLWFVPIAIAAGNAVVLKPSEKDPSAALWLAKVWQEAGLPDGVFTVLQGDKLAVDGLLESPVVQSISFVGSTPIAQYIYETASKNGKRVQALGGAKNHMLVLPDADLDLVADNAVNAGFGAAGERCMAISVVLAVEPVADDLIAKISDRIAALKIGDGAGVDGVEPDMGPLITDVHRDKVSSYVDIAEADGATIVVDGRGFTVDGHEDGFFFGPTLIDGLPTTSRAYTEEIFGPVLSVVRVASYDEGLALINSGEFGNGTAIFTNDGGAARRFQNEVQVGMIGINVPIPVPVAYHSFGGWKKSLFGDAKAYGVHGFDFFTREKAVTSRWIDPASRNDSAHGGINLGFPQNS
- a CDS encoding PucR family transcriptional regulator, whose translation is MPATLRALLNESRFDLRPVSGVDDALRDTAVLWAHSSDLPDPTPWLGSGGLLLTDGGQFAGPTPALAGPYAQRLVDHGVLALGFATGIVHDAIPDELIGAATASGLPLLEIPRDTPFMGIIRFVSDAVAEDDRRMLEQSLAAQRSVARAALRPDGLTEILRELERNLDCWVALFDASGARMQVPTQRAIPPALAPEIAEAVTDMLARGRAAAVRLSIAGAGVGGTVGEVTLQTLGQRGDLRGILAVGTGTGALDRARADLVDAVIALASIALEQSRTLDDARRRLRSGVLELLTAGMTEVAQRTVEHLWGPLPAEPLRVGSVALPAHDEGTAQTLRAALELLAADGRETLFFAERSERIVTVTPDSDRTELLAVLGRQGARAGFSAAATWERFAEASTESERALARATPEQQIVEFDDVALGGLIGHLEHTGAHDIALRMLLPLQHPQAPAGLRRTLEVWLEHNGAWDPTAKALGIHRHTLRARVDAAAGLLGMDLDTFAARSELWGALQLTRV
- a CDS encoding aspartate aminotransferase family protein, producing MSFPSPAAASTLSNADVSNADRSRVFHSWSAQGSLNPLPLAGGEGTTVWDADGNRYLDFSSQLVNVNIGHQHPKVVAAIQAQAEVLTTVAPAHANAVRAEAAQLIVDIAPEGFEKVFFTNGGADAIENAIRMARLFTGRDKILSTYRSYHGNTGAAVVATGDWRRLPNEYSRGHVHFFGPYLYRSEFWATTPEEESARALHHLERVVQSEGPDGIAAILLETIPGTAGILTPPPGYLAGVREIADRYGILLILDEVMAGFGRSGEWLALDAFGVRPDLITFAKGVNSGYVPIGGVIIPGEIAHHFDDRVFPGGLTYSGHPLAAASVVATITAMREEGIVDNARRIGAEVIGPRLEKLASRHELIGEVRGSGVFWAVELVEDRDTRAPLAASSIGALKSDLLSRGLLPFFADNRLHVVPPCVITAEEATRGLDLIDEALAAFRR
- a CDS encoding nuclear transport factor 2 family protein, whose translation is MRGSCRERYGAAVAAGDMDALARTLTADVVWHQPGANSLSGDHVGPAAVVAHLGAFMERSAGTFTLVTESATESGDLVSTTVRFTARRDGAVDLDQHGVDVFRIEGDRIAEVWLISEDQRAEDLFWG